The window ATTATTTCTTATCCTTTTTTTCCGTAAATGAAAGACATTTATCAGCAATCTGCTTTAAATTCTGCGCTGCCTGCGACTCGGGAAAGGCAATCACATACGGTTTCCCAGCATCACCGTTCACCACAATCTGGGGATCAATGGGAATGCGACCCAGAAAGGGAACATTCAGCTCTTTAGCCGCCAGCTCTCCACCGCCCTTTTTAAATAAATCAATTTCTTTCCCACAGTGGGGGCAAACAAGACCGCTCATATTTTCCACAATACCAATCACCGGAATTTCGAGCTGCTGGCTGAAGACCACCGATTTACGGGAATCAAGCAGGGCTACCTCCTGAGGAGTAGTAACAATGACACTGCCATCAACGGCCTTAAGCACCTGAGCAACACTCAAGGGCTCATCACCGGTTCCCGGTGGCAGATCCACCACCAGATAATCCAAATCACCCCACTGGACATCAGCCACAAACTGCCTGATAACCGTGTGTTTTAACGGCCCCCTCCAGACAACAGGATTATCTACACTTTCAAGCAGAAAAGCCATGGAAACCACTGACAGACCAGGAATAAACTCCATGGGTAAGATTCCGCCTTCGGTAGCCTGCAGGCGCGATTGTTCCAAGCCCAACATCTTCGGCAGATTTGGACCATGAATGTCAGCATCCAGCAATCCAACTTTCAAACCCTGCTGTGCCAGCGAAACCGCCAGATTCACCGCGACCGTACTTTTACCAACTCCACCCTTACCACTCATTACCACTATCGAGTGTTTTATGTGGGTCAACCTTTCCTGCAGCTGTTCTTCCTCGCGACGCTGCTTCTCTTCAGCCGAGCAGCTTTCGGCACTGCCACAGCTGCTACATGATGCCCCATCGGCACAATCACTCATTTGCATCCTCACTTTCCATAATAAATTTTTAAAATTTTCACTGTATTATCACTAATTTGGCACAAAAAGCAATAGTAATAAAATCAAAAACAGCCCAACTGGCACGAAATAATTTTCAATTCCAACTCATCAATAAGTTCTCCAACCGCCTTCCGGCTAAGGTCGTATTCCCTGGCAACCATCTCTGCCTGAGCACAAGTTATCTTTCCCTCCACACTCAACTCTTTTATCTTTTTCTGCACTTCATCACTCATCCTTGGACTCCTCTAACTTCTCATTGCCTCGCTGGCGACATCGCCGTTGAATTTGATAATAACTGGAATTACCTTTTAAGGCACAATGTCTACAACAATGATGCTCTCGACAAGTCTGCTGACGAATTTCCCAACAGGGAGCAAGCTGCAATAATTTCTGCAAACCGGAGATATTAACCCCTTCTTCATGTATCAACCGCCGCAAGCACTGCAGCCAGCT of the Pseudomonadota bacterium genome contains:
- a CDS encoding Mrp/NBP35 family ATP-binding protein; this translates as MSDCADGASCSSCGSAESCSAEEKQRREEEQLQERLTHIKHSIVVMSGKGGVGKSTVAVNLAVSLAQQGLKVGLLDADIHGPNLPKMLGLEQSRLQATEGGILPMEFIPGLSVVSMAFLLESVDNPVVWRGPLKHTVIRQFVADVQWGDLDYLVVDLPPGTGDEPLSVAQVLKAVDGSVIVTTPQEVALLDSRKSVVFSQQLEIPVIGIVENMSGLVCPHCGKEIDLFKKGGGELAAKELNVPFLGRIPIDPQIVVNGDAGKPYVIAFPESQAAQNLKQIADKCLSFTEKKDKK
- a CDS encoding MerR family transcriptional regulator, which encodes MIEGTVADNDYPMYSIGVVADLLQVHPRTLRLYEKAGLLFPSRRGGKRFYSRNDVSWLQCLRRLIHEEGVNISGLQKLLQLAPCWEIRQQTCREHHCCRHCALKGNSSYYQIQRRCRQRGNEKLEESKDE